A genome region from Ottowia testudinis includes the following:
- the aceE gene encoding pyruvate dehydrogenase (acetyl-transferring), homodimeric type: MSDDAKAGAQATAEIDAQETREWLDALSAVIEREGPERAHALLEELLEHARQQSIDLPFSATTGYVNTIEPAQEARSPGNIAIEKRLRAYMRWNAMAMVVRANRLNPEDGGDLGGHIGSFASLASMWGAGFNHFWHAESEGHGGDCIYFQGHSAPGIYARAYLEGRITEDQLENFRREVQGKGLSSYPHPKLMPGFWQFPTVSMGLGPLMAIYQARFLKYLHARGIADTANRKVWVFLGDGEMDEPESKGAISLASRENLDNLIFVINCNLQRLDGPVRGNSKIIQELEGDFRGAGWHVVKLLWGKGWDELLARDKSGKLKQVMMETLDGDYQAMKANDGAYVRKHFFGKYPETLKLVEHMTDEEIFDLRRGGHDPEKVYAAFHNAHHHKGQPTVLLVKTVKGYGMGQAGEGKNTVHQTKKLADEDIRYIRDRFNIPVPDSELDKLPYYKPADDTPEMQYLHARRKALGGYLPTRRVQADESFTIPSLDTFKAVLEPTAEGREISTTQAFVRFLTQLLRDKAFGPRVVPILVDEARTFGMEGLFRQIGIYNPKGQLYTPVDRDQVMYYREDKAGQILQEGINEAGGMASWIAAATSYSTSNRIMMPFYVYYSMFGFQRFGDLAWAAGDMQARGFLLGGTSGRTTLNGEGLQHEDGHSLILASTIPNCLSYDPTFAHEVGVILHHGLKRMVEKQDNVYYYIALLNENYPMPGLQEGTEEQIIKGMYLCKPAPAVAGNAPRVQLLGSGSILRESIAAQELLLKDWGVAADVWSCPSFNELARDGQDVARWNLLHPTEPQRVPFVTQQLTPHPGPVIASTDYMKNYTDQIRAFIPAGRSYTVLGTDGFGRSDFRYRLREHFEVNRHYIAVAALRALADEGKVPMERVAAAIQQYGIQAGKINPLHA; the protein is encoded by the coding sequence ATGTCCGACGATGCCAAGGCCGGAGCGCAGGCCACCGCCGAGATCGACGCCCAGGAAACCCGTGAATGGCTGGACGCCCTGTCCGCCGTCATCGAGCGCGAGGGCCCCGAGCGGGCACACGCGCTGCTCGAAGAACTGCTGGAGCACGCGCGACAGCAAAGCATCGACCTGCCGTTTTCGGCCACCACCGGCTACGTCAACACCATCGAGCCCGCGCAAGAGGCGCGCAGCCCCGGCAACATCGCCATCGAAAAGCGCCTGCGCGCCTACATGCGCTGGAATGCCATGGCCATGGTGGTGCGCGCCAACCGCCTGAATCCTGAAGACGGCGGCGATTTGGGGGGCCATATCGGCTCGTTCGCGTCGCTGGCCAGCATGTGGGGCGCGGGCTTCAACCATTTCTGGCACGCTGAGAGCGAAGGCCACGGCGGCGACTGCATCTATTTCCAGGGCCACAGCGCGCCCGGCATCTATGCCCGCGCCTACCTTGAGGGGCGCATCACCGAGGACCAGCTGGAGAACTTCCGCCGGGAAGTCCAGGGCAAGGGCCTGTCCAGCTACCCGCACCCCAAGCTGATGCCGGGTTTCTGGCAGTTTCCCACCGTCAGCATGGGCCTCGGCCCGCTGATGGCCATCTACCAGGCACGCTTTCTCAAATACCTGCACGCACGCGGCATTGCCGACACCGCCAACCGCAAGGTCTGGGTGTTCCTGGGCGACGGCGAGATGGACGAGCCCGAGAGCAAGGGCGCCATCAGCCTGGCCTCGCGCGAGAACCTCGACAACCTGATCTTCGTCATCAACTGCAACCTGCAGCGCCTGGACGGGCCGGTGCGCGGCAACAGCAAGATCATCCAGGAGCTGGAGGGCGACTTCCGCGGCGCCGGCTGGCATGTCGTCAAGCTGCTGTGGGGCAAGGGCTGGGACGAGCTGCTGGCGCGCGACAAGTCGGGCAAGCTCAAGCAAGTCATGATGGAAACGCTGGACGGCGACTATCAGGCCATGAAGGCCAACGACGGCGCCTACGTGCGCAAGCACTTCTTCGGCAAGTATCCCGAGACGCTGAAACTCGTCGAGCACATGACCGACGAGGAAATTTTCGACCTGCGCCGTGGCGGCCACGACCCCGAGAAGGTGTATGCCGCCTTCCACAATGCCCACCATCACAAGGGCCAGCCTACGGTGCTGCTGGTCAAGACCGTGAAGGGCTACGGCATGGGTCAGGCCGGCGAGGGCAAGAACACCGTGCACCAGACCAAGAAGCTGGCCGATGAGGACATCCGCTACATCCGCGACCGCTTCAACATCCCCGTGCCCGACAGCGAGCTGGACAAGCTGCCCTATTACAAGCCGGCCGACGACACGCCCGAGATGCAGTACCTGCACGCGCGCCGCAAGGCGCTGGGCGGCTACCTGCCCACGCGCCGCGTGCAGGCCGACGAGAGCTTCACCATCCCCTCGCTCGACACCTTCAAGGCGGTGCTGGAGCCGACCGCCGAAGGCCGCGAGATCAGCACCACGCAGGCGTTCGTGCGCTTTCTGACCCAGCTGCTGCGCGACAAGGCCTTTGGCCCGCGCGTGGTGCCCATTCTGGTGGATGAGGCGCGCACCTTCGGCATGGAAGGGCTGTTCCGCCAGATCGGCATCTACAACCCCAAGGGCCAGCTCTACACCCCGGTCGACCGCGACCAGGTGATGTACTACCGCGAAGACAAGGCCGGCCAGATCCTGCAGGAAGGCATCAATGAGGCCGGCGGCATGGCCAGCTGGATCGCCGCGGCCACCAGCTACAGCACGTCGAACCGCATCATGATGCCGTTCTACGTGTACTACAGCATGTTCGGGTTCCAGCGCTTTGGCGATCTGGCCTGGGCGGCGGGCGACATGCAGGCGCGCGGCTTTCTGCTGGGTGGCACGAGCGGGCGCACCACGCTGAACGGCGAGGGGCTGCAACACGAAGACGGCCACAGCCTGATCCTGGCCAGCACGATCCCCAACTGCCTCTCGTACGACCCGACCTTCGCGCACGAGGTCGGCGTCATCCTGCACCACGGCCTGAAGCGCATGGTCGAGAAGCAGGACAACGTGTATTACTACATCGCCCTGCTGAACGAGAACTACCCCATGCCCGGTCTGCAAGAGGGCACGGAGGAGCAGATCATCAAGGGCATGTATCTGTGCAAGCCCGCGCCCGCCGTGGCAGGCAATGCCCCGCGCGTGCAGCTGCTGGGCTCCGGCTCCATCCTGCGCGAATCGATCGCCGCGCAGGAGCTGCTGCTGAAGGACTGGGGCGTGGCCGCCGACGTGTGGAGCTGCCCCAGCTTCAACGAACTGGCGCGCGACGGCCAGGACGTGGCGCGCTGGAACCTGCTGCACCCGACCGAGCCGCAGCGTGTGCCCTTCGTCACCCAGCAGCTCACGCCGCACCCCGGCCCCGTGATCGCTTCGACCGACTACATGAAGAACTACACGGACCAGATCCGCGCCTTCATCCCCGCCGGCCGCAGCTACACCGTGCTGGGCACCGACGGCTTCGGCCGCAGCGATTTCCGCTATCGCCTGCGCGAGCACTTCGAGGTCAACCGCCACTACATCGCCGTCGCCGCGCTGCGCGCGCTGGCGGACGAGGGCAAGGTGCCGATGGAGCGCGTGGCCGCGGCCATTCAGCAATACGGCATCCAGGCCGGCAAGATCAACCCGTTGCACGCCTGA